Part of the Halobaculum halobium genome, CGCCGCTCGAAGTGCACTCGACACTCGTTGCGCCGCAGGAACGACTCGACCTCGTGGACGCTCGTCTCCGTCACGTCGATCCGCGCGCGGGTGCCCGTCTCCACGTCGACGCGGTCAGGTGTGGCGACGGTCGGACTCGTGCTCATACTTCCTCGTGGGAGTGGGAGGACCTTGTACGCGAGCCATGCGTAGTGAAAGTGAAACTGAGGGACAGCGCCGCGGTACCCCGATCGCGTGGACGTCGCCGCGGCACCGGCGACAGTTCGGCTCGACTGGGCAGGGCCCGGCGCTTCCGGCTGGTCCTGACGCCCCCGATCATTCTCGCCGCCACCGAGGTTCCCGCCGTCCCGCCAGTCTGATGTCGGCGGCACCGCTGGAGTGGGCATGGACTACGACGCCGTCGTATTCGACATGGACGGGGTGTTGGTGGAACGTTCGCCGTCGTGGGTGTTCGACGACGCAGCCGGTCGGGCGCTCGCTGAGGCCGGGATCGACGACCCGACCGACGAGGAGTTCCGAACCGTCCGCGTCCTCCGGAGCGACCTCGAGGAAGCGATGGCTCACTTCGAGTCGACCCACGATGTCGGCTTCGACCGCCTCTGGCGCCGCCGAAACGAACTCGTCACCGAGAACCAGGTGACCGCTATGGTCGAGGGGGAGAAGGGACTCTACGACGACGTCGATGCCGCGCTCGAACTTCCGTGCGCCAGCGGCATCGTGAGTAACAACCAACACGCGGCCGTCGAACGCGTCCTCGACCGGTTCGGCCTCGGTGACCGCTTCGACACCTACTACGGCCTCGGCCCGGGCCTCGAGGACGTCGGCGCCGAGAAGCCGGGGACGCGGTACATGGATCGGGCGCTCGCCGATCTGGCGCCCGAGCGGGCGGTGTACGTGGGCGACCGGCCTTCAGACGTGGCCGCAGCACACAACGCCGGTATCGACGCTGCGTTCGTCCGTCGGGAGTTCAACGCCGACGACGAACTGGACCCGGCGCCGACGTTCGACGTCGGATCGCTACGCGAACTGCGCGAGACGCTCGTCTCTGCGAAATAGGGTCGGGAAACTCGGAAGTGGACTCGCTGGGATTTGAACCCAGGGCCTCTTCCTTGCGAAGGAAGCGATCTACCACTGATCTACGAGCCCGCATCTGAACGAACCCCGGGATCGCACTTGAGGGTTCCGTTTCGACCCGCCCCCGTGCGTTCTTCACACCCGAAGTAGCCGCGCGCGGCCGGCCAGCAGTCCCGTAGCCAGCCCGACGACGTGGGCGATCAGCGCGCTCCCCGGGCCGCTGAACGCGACCGCGACGAGCAGCGCGAGAACGGCGACGAGGAGGGTCACCGCGCGCGGCGGGACGTTTACCCGCTTGGCCACCCGCCCGAGCGCGTCGGCGGCGGGGTTGGCGGCGACGACGTAGCCCGTGAGCGCGAACGCGGCGCCGCTACTCCCCACGACGCCAACGCTGGCGGGGACAAGCAGGCCGCCGAGCCACACCTGCGCGAGGCCGGCGATCGCGCCCGTCGCGAGCACGAACGCGTGAAACCGCGGACGTGTCGTGCCCGCGGCGACCGGCAATCCGGCCACGAGCACCACGACGGCATTCACCAGGAGATGCCCGATCCCGACGTGAGCGTACACGCTCGTCACCAGCGTCCACGGGTGGACGAGCGGCGGGGCCGACAGTACGAACAAGAACCGCGCCATCGGTCGCGCGAACAGGTCGACGAGCCAGAACGCCGCGGAGACGGCGGCCATGAGCCCGAGGGTATCGATGACGGGGCGGAGCGGGCGGGATCGACCCCAAGCCGCGAGCGCGCGCATACCGTCGAGTACGCTGCGAGGCGCAAAACGGTGCCGCCGCTGGCGGGCGAAAAAACGGAGAGAACGGTGTCAGTCGTCGGACCGTGTGGTCCGGTGCGCCTCAGGTCAGTCCTCGAGGACGATCTCGATGGAGACGTCGTTCGGGACCTGAATCCGCATGAGCTGTCGGAGCGCGCGTTCGTCGGCGTCGATGTCGATCAGCCGCTTGTGGACGCGCATCTCCCAGTGCTCCCAGGTCGCGGTCCCCTCGCCGTCGGGGGATTTACGCGACGGGACTTCCAGCGTCTTCGTGGGGAGCGGGATGGGACCCGACAGCGCCACGCCGGTTTTGTCCGCGATCTCGCGGACGTCGTCGCAGATGTCGTCCAGGTCGTCGGGGCTCGTGCCCGCGAGTCGGACGCGCGCTTGCTGTCCGGGCATTTACCGCTCGTTGACGGAGAGCACCTTGCCCGCCGCGATGGTCTGACCCATGTCGCGGATGGCGAAGGAGCCCAGCTCCGGAATCTCGCTGGACGGCTCGATGCTGAGGGGCTTCTGCGGGCGCACCGTCACGATGGCCGCGTCGCCGGACTTGATGAAGTCCGGGTTCTCCTCGGCGACCTCGCCCGAGGACGGGTCGAGCTTCTGGTCGAGCGATTCGACCGTACACGCGACCTGCGCCGTGTGGGCGTGGAAGACGGGAGTGTAGCCGGCCGTGATGACCGACGGGTGCTGCATGACGACGACCTGCGCCTGGAAGGTCTCGGCGACCGTCGGCGGGTCGTCCGCGGGACCGCAGACGTCGCCGCGGCGGATGTCGTCCTTGCCGACGCCGCGGACGTTGAAGCCGACGTTGTCGCCGGGGCCCGCGTAGTCGACCTCCTCGTGGTGCATCTCGACCGTCTTCACCTCGCCGCCCACGTCGGACGGCTGGAAGGAGACGTTGTCGCCGGGAGTCATCTCGCCGGTCTCGATCCGTCCGACGGGGACGGTCCCGATACCCGAGATGGTGTAGACGTCCTGGATGGGCAGACGCAGCGGCGCGTCCGTCGGCGGCTCCGACTCCGGCAGGTTGTTGAGGGCCTCCAGGAGGATGTCGCCGTCGTACCACGGCGTGTTGTCCGAGCGCTCGGCGATGTTGTCGCCCTCGAACGCCG contains:
- the tuf gene encoding translation elongation factor EF-1 subunit alpha, which encodes MSDKPHQNLAIIGHVDHGKSTLVGRLLFETGSVPEHVIEQHREEAEEKGKGGFEFAYVMDNLAEERERGVTIDIAHQEFDTDKYYFTIVDCPGHRDFVKNMITGASQADNAVLVVAADDGVAPQTREHVFLARTLGINELIIGINKMDLVDYSEDSYKEVVSEVEELLKQVRFGTEDASFIPISAFEGDNIAERSDNTPWYDGDILLEALNNLPESEPPTDAPLRLPIQDVYTISGIGTVPVGRIETGEMTPGDNVSFQPSDVGGEVKTVEMHHEEVDYAGPGDNVGFNVRGVGKDDIRRGDVCGPADDPPTVAETFQAQVVVMQHPSVITAGYTPVFHAHTAQVACTVESLDQKLDPSSGEVAEENPDFIKSGDAAIVTVRPQKPLSIEPSSEIPELGSFAIRDMGQTIAAGKVLSVNER
- a CDS encoding HAD family hydrolase, which encodes MDYDAVVFDMDGVLVERSPSWVFDDAAGRALAEAGIDDPTDEEFRTVRVLRSDLEEAMAHFESTHDVGFDRLWRRRNELVTENQVTAMVEGEKGLYDDVDAALELPCASGIVSNNQHAAVERVLDRFGLGDRFDTYYGLGPGLEDVGAEKPGTRYMDRALADLAPERAVYVGDRPSDVAAAHNAGIDAAFVRREFNADDELDPAPTFDVGSLRELRETLVSAK
- the rpsJ gene encoding 30S ribosomal protein S10, producing MPGQQARVRLAGTSPDDLDDICDDVREIADKTGVALSGPIPLPTKTLEVPSRKSPDGEGTATWEHWEMRVHKRLIDIDADERALRQLMRIQVPNDVSIEIVLED
- a CDS encoding rhomboid family intramembrane serine protease, with translation MRALAAWGRSRPLRPVIDTLGLMAAVSAAFWLVDLFARPMARFLFVLSAPPLVHPWTLVTSVYAHVGIGHLLVNAVVVLVAGLPVAAGTTRPRFHAFVLATGAIAGLAQVWLGGLLVPASVGVVGSSGAAFALTGYVVAANPAADALGRVAKRVNVPPRAVTLLVAVLALLVAVAFSGPGSALIAHVVGLATGLLAGRARLLRV